Genomic window (Gasterosteus aculeatus chromosome 1, fGasAcu3.hap1.1, whole genome shotgun sequence):
CGACTCCTTGGGAAAAAAAGTGACGTATTCAGAAATCACATTCGCAGAGGAGGATTTTTTGGAATTAAGCCCTTCCTCCCAACCATCCAATCATCATGTAATCAATGTAAGGAGCACCTGGTGAGATGAAACCCATTTTATGACTTCATATGCTTAAGGTGATTTAATCACCTTGTATTCTAAAGTGCACTTACTATTATAATATGATCCCTTATACGAGAATCAGTGAGTACACACAAATCAATAGCCGCTGGGTGGCATTGAGTGTGAGTGTGCCAGGGTTTCATAAGGGACAGGCTGAATGAAACCGCTGCAAAATATCTTTCAACGATTACAAATAAATGCAGTTTCACTGATtaagtcatttattttacaacaaaaaCTAATAGGATTGTACAGCTGGAATGGATGGAATTGATCCGGTTTATCGGCCCATTTCAAGGTATCTCCAGCTACGGACCTTTATCCGGTGAATGAGCGGAGCGaacaggaacacaaacagcTCCACCGTGGCCATGCTCTTGTGGAACAGCTTGGTGCGAGCATGCTCGTCCTCCTCCGGCAGGGAGCCGCCATGCTGGGGGCCCGACCCCCCCAGGGCGGATCCGGAGCCAGAGCCGGGAGCCCCCGGGGACGAACCCTGGTTGCCAACCGGCTGGAGgaacgcgctgctgctgctgccgcccgaCCAGCCGTGGCTCAAGCTGGGCTCGTGGTTGCACTCCTGAGCGGCGTCCAGCAGCATCCAGTGCAGCGTGTGCAGCAGCTTGGTCTCGGCTACGCCCAGCTTGTCCTGGTGGCctgtcgggggtcagaggtcagcgtgAGAGAAAGTACAGCTCCGGCATGAAGGGCTAGCGTGCGGTGAGTTTTAGCGCATGAGGGACTTTGGAACTTCTGGGGATGGTGTAGATATCTACTTGTGTCACATATCTTGCTGACATTGTGAAGGCAACAAATATAATGCAGAGCGGCGGATGAATTATGGATCGTATAAGTTGTTTTTAAGCAAAAAGTTACCCGGTTCAAGCtttcttgatgtttttttattatgtcaTTATTAGTGCTCTGGTCCAACTCTTAATCTTACCCGTACATTTTAATGCTCAGTGTATTTTAGTGTCCTACACCAGTGGTCCCAAACCACTGGGCCGTGGACcgctaccggtccgtgggccatttggtaccgggccgtACCACAgaaagaattatttttttttctttctgaaaaatgttttattttgaaaattgccCGGCTTTTCTACTAATTAtatgcgctcgtccctctgacagattccccacgcgtcaccaggcgtttttcttcacgtttacaattgtcctctaaCACGGcgcgtgcacggcagtttcgcccaccagcgaacacagcgcGCGCGACTACTTAcaacccccccacgccccccgtCGGTAGCTCCGCCCGCAACGACAACTACCCCCCCCGTTATTccgccggaccttctcgaccggtccgcgaaatattgtctgacatgaaaacggtccgtgaggtaaaaaaggttggggaccactgtccTACACTGTCTGCGTATTTCGGTGCTTTTATTTCCGATTGTGATAATCCAGACACGTGATGTACTTACTCAGGCGGTTCTATAGCTGCCCTCTGGCTGAAGGAACAtcagctttgtgttttgttgaatGAGCATAACCGTAGGCGGACTGTCCCCTAAAGCGggggtcatgtgtgtgtgtgtgtgtgttgcgtgttCTCACCCAGCCTGTTCCTGTTAGATAGCAGGATGGAGGTGCAGTGGAGTACATGAGGCAGGGCCGCCTGGACCAGCTCCCAGCGGGAGATGCTCTGAATGGCCTCCGACAGCGCCGGCGACAGCCCGTGGAGCTTATTCTCCACCAGCACCCGCTCAAAGGACTGGAGAGGCAGccggagggaaggagagaaagcgACATCAGCAGGGAACTAAAGCCTCTTTCTTCGACTGTCTGAATGCCCCTTGTGGCCCCGAGCAGGGAGATGCCGGTGGGAGAGACAGCTCTGCTTAGATCCAAAAGGATCCGGCGAGGTGTCATTATGGAAACGAGTTTGGGAGAAGGCAGGGGGGAAAATTAATTTGCTAAATGCAAAAAAGTCAAGAGCCCCCTTGATGTGCAGGTGCATTAAGGTAAAAACAGATTATGGAGCGATTATTTCTCCACAGATGGTATTATGAAATAACTCACCACACAAGATGCTTCATACTGTTTTCCCAACTTTGGACGCAGAAATGCActgagaaacacaaaaaacacgcttacataaaatattaaaaatgataaatgtaggGTACGGCATAAAATATCCAGTGTCAGACTGTTTTTCTAATGAAATACACCACAGGACGTGTTTGTACAGCAAACAGCATTTCACAGCAGCTGCCCCACAGGCCACTTGTTCTCTTTGGACCCGCTTCCTGCATTTGCTTTACAGGTGTGTGACATCATGTCTTCTGCATCTGCCTCCGCTCACAGTTAacactcacccccctcccccatttaCAACATTCAATGACACCAGCAAACTGACACACTCGGTGCACACGCATATCCATTCAGGGACGTTGAACTACAAGAAGGCAAAGCATCTTATGTTGGCGCtgaacaggagaaaaaaaaataaacgcaGGTGTCTTTTTAGGGATGACACAGCTGCTCTCATACCCGCGATCCTCCCCCTTTTCTGCCGTGGAAAACACCTGTTATCGATTCCCACTGACGCACGCACCCACCTGGTTTGCCTCCACAGGAAGGTCTGGATGGGGAACGGTATTCCTTTCCCGCACTCCGGCTCGTTATCGTCCAGGCTTTTCCTTTTCACCATTTTGGCCGGACCTACCtgccgccccccgccccccccaaggcccccccctctcccctgtcACCCTCCGTGTGCGAGCGCCGGGGCGCGCGCGGCTGGCTGGCTCTGCCCAGGTGACCGGCGGGATCCGCTCACGACATGATCGGGTTCGTCCTGCGTAAAATGGCTGCAAGTGTCGGTCGGTCGATCGGCGgcaatagagagagagagagagagagagagagagggggagagagagagagatggtgaggggggggggctcggatTTCAGCACCTCCCTCGTCGGACAGCGGCAGTTGATGCTGGTGCTGATTTATCGGCAGACGCAGTGTGCGGCTGCGCCAGATGTTCTCCTTCTTAACCTTTCTTCTGCTTTGtgcgtctttaaaaaaaaattaaaaaacgacACGGCGGTTGACTTTTTTTCGGGGAAAAAGCACGCAAAACGCCCGCAGCTGCGTTGCACGCGTCATCCCTCAGCTGCACATCAACAGGTTGCTTGATGACGGGTGGACGAGGTGTGACGGACAGTCAACAAGGTATGAGGCCACTCCAGGGTCTCTTTTTCAATATCAGATATTACTTTTCAAAGTAACAATACTAacgttagttagttagttctggtagaaaaaaaaggccaattTAAAATATAACGTTAGTGGAGTAGAATTAGTGGCACAAAAGGAAATACCATTCCTCAGTTAATGTAAACGTACCTGTAAATTGCAGTTAACGTGAAATACTCtacttttttaaagcaaatatgCCTTTTTTGGCAAAAACGACATATATAATAATAGTTAactgcattagcattagcttctACAACGCTCGTGTCAGTATGCTAATTAAACCTGAAGCTAACGAACACAGTCCGTTTAGCGCAAATAGAACCCGGAAAACAGTTGAACTTCGTCCAAAGGTCACAAAACGTGCCTACCAGTTCCTCCAAACCTCGCTTACAGACACATAGTTATCGTTTCCTCTTCATTTAACGTGTTGAGGCACAAATAAGTCACGCCTAAGGCAACACCGTGTATGGTAACAAATCCCAAATTGTGGCCACCTGAAAGTCGTAAAGCGGACACTAGAGGGCGCAATTTCACGTTACTGGTTCACGTCACTAGGGGACGCTGTTTTACGTCATTACATTACACACGATTCAAAGCAcatttgataaataaacatgactaacacacatcaaaataaatgaatctagagagacaattcatttttcatttcatttatcacagaTTGAACATTTTACACCGCCGGCAATATTTTTgcaagctttttttaaaatacgcTGGAAATAAATCATACAAAAACCAgcgcaaatgtgtttttatttcctttattaCTGTTCTCATCATCCTGTAGGAGCATTTGTCATCAGTATGTCTCAAACATCGGAAAGAGTGCACACATCTACATGGTCTTTTAAATACACTTACACAGGCAAAGaggagctgtgggggggggatataGGATGCACAGAAAAACACTGGAGGGGCAACCAACaccaggggaggaggggaaagggggcTTGGGGAGTTCCACAATGGTGAGCAGAGAATATGCTAGAACAgttctgttttttattctttttttataatgaattcTAACCGTTGCAAGGTGGCGGTTACTCCCATTCTTCATTTCTCCATCGTTTCGGCTTTCATTTCCTGTGAAGTTACTGGTCCAATCGCACTAAAGGGCCAGGTAGCTGCTCTACTAATGGAATGTTTTCTCATAAAGCTTCATTTTTTCTACTTTTGGTGCAGTTCGGTGGGGCTGAGGAGTTGACCTTGAAGTAGAAACACTAGAATGCGTGCCGGTTTAAAAAATGCTTCAAATAGATCTAATTTATTTTTGCCATGCCAGCATAACAGCATTGTTGAAGCCTAATAAAATCACAGAGCTAAtgtaaaatcaaacaaaaatagTAGCCCATTGGTCTGCGAAAAAGTCGGCGGGAAAGCTTAGCCTTTAAGCGCTTTACTCTGCATAACTGCAGTGGTGTTTCACATTGAAGTGCTAATAAGCCAGTGTAGCTGCAGGGAACATACAAAATAACTGCAACAACCTCCACTACTGTGACagatataaaaagaaaacaacacaaggaACAAATTTAAAAcaacccacaaacaaacaaagaaatcgCGTCACATCTGAGCAGACATGCTTTTCAGCCATTCTTCCGCAATTACAGTTACAAGCCATGTTTCTGGAAGTTAAGTCTATTTCTTGCATTCAGTACCATATTAATTCTGCATGAGCATTATGCAACAGCTGACCATACCGCTTTACCTCATACGAGTGGAATGTGACGATGCTTCTCACACTAACAATTACAGTACAATCGTAAAAACCTTCAAAGCCTTGCTGGACAAACACATCCACTCAAACCTTGGCGTTCAGCCTATCtacaacaagaaagaaaagtccATATTTGAGTGAACGagaataaatgaaatacaaacactGAGGGGCCGTGTCCCATTCGGACCGGGTGAACGAGAAATGAACCCTTGAGTTTGGAAAAATCCCACTGGAAGGGCCGGATGAGTGGCGGATGGACGGGACAGTCAATTACCtacaactggggggggggggggggggcggatggggGTCATGTTGCAGTGAGGGATCATGGGAGAAAACACTGGATGCTTATGAGTGAATGGGAATCCTGGAGGGTTTGCTACGCTCACAAGCCCTGCTTGGCCAGGGCCGCCGTGACGTCCTGGGCCAGCGTGGCCAGCTGGGGCGAATCCAGGACGTTGATGCTGCCGGAGGAGGACAGGCGAGGGGAAGTGCCCCCCGTCTCCACCCCGGGGGAGTGCGTGATGACGATTTCCGCGCCGTGATCCACCCGGGCTTTGGCCGTTTCCCGGAAGGACAGCTTGTGGCTCTCGATCTGTTGGGTGCGGTAATATTCTTTACTTCTACACGAACAGAATACTCGAGTGTCATGTGCgtctttatttccttttaccATAACATTCCCGCCTCCAGGAGTGTGGCTGGTATTCCCCAGAGAGCCGACCTTGGCGGCGGCCTTGTCTTTAAAGTCCAGCTTCACGTTCTCAATTTGTACATTACCTCCGCCTGGGAACAGGAGCAGAAGAAAAGCGTCAAACCCACAGGGGGCATCGCTCGCCCTCCAGGCTTCCACAGAGCCCAGAGCCCAAGTGTGCACTCCACAGCACGCGGCAAGGACACTCAGTCTTTGGTTTTCGAGCTGTCTCAGGGGCTAAATTGTCATCTAAAACGGCACAATGTACACGCTTTCTTCGTAAAAGCTAAAGAAGTGCCGTACCTGGTCTGTGACGGATGTTGGACATGGAGCCACATTTGGCGGTGATGTGGCTCAAGTCGATCTTCTTGGTCTGGATTTGGACCTGTTGGGCCGCGGCACATGTTAACACACGTATACCTGACGGTGTGCAAAGCAGAGGCAGTTCATGCCTAATCGTGTATGTTTAATGTGTGCGTCACTCACATTTCCGCCGCCCGCTGCGTAATGGATTTTGTCCAGGGAGCCACATTTGGCCTGAACGTGGCTGAAGTCCAGTTTGACACTTGGGATCATGACCTGGGAATGACAGGGGGACAGTGGAAGTCACGCACACTTCAAACATTGAGGGCACGGCTGGCTGGGCGGAGCATTAAAAAGCCCCAAAGATAACATCACTCGGGGGAAGTTGGGAACTTTCCCCGGAGGAGTAACATGGATAGACGGCACTCTGGATACAAACCCCTCTGAGCCTCGATTGAAATATACAAACACGAGAGAGTGCTAAGACAGCGCCGGCTgtaaaagaggaaggaagaggagcgcaaaagagaaggagaagagaaaggcGTACATACATTGCCTCCTTTGGGCGAGTGCTTCAGATTGTCCTTGGAGCGGCACTTTGACTGAACATGACTGAAGTCCAGCGTCTCGTGTAAAATTGTAAcctaaaacaaaatacaattcagaaaaagaaaacactataTGTGCCTCGTTTCGAGTGATGGAGTGATACGTGATCTGTACATGCATTTACATTACACGTGCTAGTGAACTGAGAGTTTATtagcaataaaataaataaacatacacaTCTTTGTCcctgttcatttattttattgcaaGTATTCCTGCTTCATGTGCCATTCCGTGttattttgtcaaataaaaataaaaaatattgaaagaataaaaaggtGAATACAGGGCGAAGGAGTATAGGAAGACATTCAGGGGGGGAAAAACCCTTCAGACATCACAAGACACTCGACAGCAAGCCTCCGTCTCCAGTCGACACTGAGCTGACCTGGATTCTCTTGACAGCCCTctgacacacatgcatgtgcacacacacacccacacccacacccacacacacacacagacacacacacacacacacacacacacacacacacacacacacacacacacacacacacacacacacacacacacacacacacacacacacacacaccgttcttAAGATctatttgggtttgtttcctgcacTGCCTGGTCGACAAGGTCAAACAATGACGACGCATCTTCCCTAGAATCAATCTATTACAGATAAATTTATATACTTTGTCACTATTTCGATGACGGATTCTAAATATTCTTTTGACCAAACTTCACTAGTCAAGGCTTGAAAATTAGGTTCCCttgcttttttttataaaagcaaTACGAGCATGTTAACTTGGTCATTTTATAGAAGAATTTCCTCCATAATTAAATTAGCAGACACAAATCCACCAATGTCTTGACAAAATCAGgccaaaaaaatgacatttttaccTATTTAAAAGAAGATCAAACATAAACTCTCTCTGGATACCAGCACGTCACGCTACGTGAAGCCTGCAGTGCTGCTCAGAGACCAAGGTCACCACTTCTATTTACATACTTGTATTATCCTGCAAGTCTGTTTAGCTCAATAGAGTCAGAAATCAAATTCATTCCAGGTTCTGGCAAAAGACTGTTGACGGTGAAAAAAGTGACGCCAGGTGACGTACTTTCATTCCGTGTCCTTGATGCAACTTCTCAATAAGTAATTCCTTCTGCTCGCAATTATTAATACCGAGAGCCGGAGGGAGAATCCTCCACCGCCGCATCCCCAGAGCAAATGATTCTGCAGCTCGACTGCTCCTCGGAGGCAGCGAGAGGAAGTGCCCTCAACAGAACAACGGGTTTGAATCCGCTCAGCTGAGGCTGCTTTTCGGCATTCTCATTCAGGAGACATTTGAGAGACGTAAGTGGGAGGTAGAATAAGGCAACGTCAGCTGAGGAGGCCTGAGGCAGCTTGTGACGGAGAGGATGGCGGACAGGAAGAGGACAGTCAGAGGGAGCGAGCGATGGTGAAGACGTGGAGAGAGATTTCGGAGGGAGACGGTGAAGAAGACGTGTGATACAAATGCCCCTGTGCTCCGATAACAGATAGCAGTGGGATCATAAATCAAAACAACCTAAtccacttttaaaataaaaaaaagtttgattagATAACCCATTTTGCTTGTTATTATActtaatctttttattttacaaatgtcttggacttttttttcaaaataatatatataaatatgccAAACTCTATCTATTATATGCTGCATGCGATACAAATAAAATCTTGCTCCATTTGCAGTAAATAGTATttctcagatttagaggtgtgCAATATACCTGACCTCTACTGCCGCCACGTGGCAGAAAGAAGATGCAAGTTTTGAATTACATCATTATTCAGAACTTTGATGTcaagtaaataaatatgttcacGTGTCTCCGTCAATGAATGCGTCCAAATTAATCCTGCAGAGTGCAGTTGGGACTTGCGGGACCTCGACACGGCCGGTTTTACCTGTCCGCCTTTCGGCTGGTGCTTGAGGTTGGAGGTGGACCCGATCTTGGACTTTACATTCTTCAGGTCAGGCAGGGGCTGATTGAGAACCTTCAGCTGCCGCTGGACAGATGACGGCGACTTGGGCGGGGTCCGGATCACCGCCACCTTCTTCTCCTGGAGGACGCTGAAGGACTTTGGCGTGTGGCTTCCGGGCGTGCGAGAGCCGGGGGTGCGGCAGGAGTAGGTGGGCGGGGTGCCGGGCGTGACGGCGGAGGACCCGGGGGTGGAGGCCCCGCTGCGGACCGAGCGTGAACGCGCAGACTCTGTACCTTGAGAAAAACCAAGACACGCGTCTGGATTACAGCGacgaaggagagagggaggcaggaggagagaacATCCAAAGAAGGAAAACTCCATCGTGTGGCGGAAACACTTtgaaagggagggagaagggaggaagaaagacagaTGGGGAAGGGGGGAAGGACCGCGTAGCGTGGTTCAGAGGTTGTTATCGTATGCGGTTGTCATGGAAGTGTCAGCGCTGCTCAGCCGTTGCTGCCACATTTGCTCACTTTTCGCAAAACAAACAAGCCGGGTCAAACAAGAGTGTTTGACAAGGACGTCGTGGAGGGACGATAAGACAGAGTTTATTCAAACACAGCAAGTAGCAGCCTGTCGTTATGGATCTCAGCTGTTCAGATTGAACacattggaaaactattgaatCAAGGCTGATTTTGGAACAAGACTGGGGAAACTAGCCGGCAAGTTCTCCCTATTTATCAGTGGAAAATTGTCTATGTACTGGAAATAGATGTTTAGGCACATACTGGATTTGCATATTGCAAACCTGTTATACATTAAATGCAGAAAGCACTGGAAGAAGACTTGAAGAATAAATAATCTCAAGACCTCATAGACACGTGAAATGCCTTTAAGAGTAATGCGTGAccgagatgaatgaatgaatgaatgccaaGTCAAGGGATGCTACTCGCTCCTACACATAATTTAgagtctgaaataaaaaccCGCCACAACACTTTGCACTAATACCCAGGTGTCACGTGTCCATGAGCAGGGTGGAATGGGTCTAACAGGAGCTACTCGGTGGTCTACCTGTAATGACAGCGGCTCTTCCAGTCCGGTTGTCCGCTCTGGACTGGATCGCTTTTGAGAGCggcaaaaaaagacaagcaACAAATGGCAGACAGGAGAGGGGAAGGACGTGTAACGTGCTTGAAGTTAGAGAGGGATCGAGAACAATCGCAGTATAAGTGTAGAAAGATCAAAGAGGCAATCTGCTGCGTGAGAGGAGTTCATTTGGGGGAAGTAAAACCAGCCGGAGGGTTCTTTTTTTGTACTTGTGTGCGT
Coding sequences:
- the LOC120827560 gene encoding uncharacterized protein LOC120827560 isoform X12, yielding MADGRQPDEHWASNGQENGENGYSAYSSAYRENGFHGGAGAHPGATVDDSANLPPSPPPSPSAEQIEPVAQDKVEVVSQQQDEEEAPEEPPSYQEEVACKQSGDLSLEQADYLTEPQALGSQQVQTPEVLNGGSHEGEHSPSQKGMESHQPLSVAHQSRERTTPLSLCKSRQRQPSPTRAVLLKLAAQRRGADSPPPRPDSACSLKRSPLVQAELNEARSSSACSRSPPLPREWAEKERAYRSPEKRSSLPRPAKSLTRHIPAAEQDDSTPSRPTSIQSRADNRTGRAAVITGTESARSRSVRSGASTPGSSAVTPGTPPTYSCRTPGSRTPGSHTPKSFSVLQEKKVAVIRTPPKSPSSVQRQLKVLNQPLPDLKNVKSKIGSTSNLKHQPKGGQVTILHETLDFSHVQSKCRSKDNLKHSPKGGNVMIPSVKLDFSHVQAKCGSLDKIHYAAGGGNVQIQTKKIDLSHITAKCGSMSNIRHRPGGGNVQIENVKLDFKDKAAAKVGSLGNTSHTPGGGNVMIESHKLSFRETAKARVDHGAEIVITHSPGVETGGTSPRLSSSGSINVLDSPQLATLAQDVTAALAKQGL
- the LOC120827560 gene encoding uncharacterized protein LOC120827560 isoform X14 gives rise to the protein MADGRQPDEHWASNGQENGENGYSAYSSAYRENGFHGGAGAHPGATVDDSANLPPSPPPSPSAEQIEPVAQDKVEVVSQQQDEEEAPEEPPSYQEEVACKQSGDLSLEQADYLTEPQALGSQQVQTPEVLNGGSHEGMESHQPLSVAHQSRERTTPLSLCKSRQRQPSPTRAVLLKLAAQRRGADSPPPRPDSACSLKRSPLVQAELNEARSSSACSRSPPLPREWAEKERAYRSPEKRSSLPRPAKSLTRHIPAAEQDDSTPSRPTSIQSRADNRTGRAAVITGTESARSRSVRSGASTPGSSAVTPGTPPTYSCRTPGSRTPGSHTPKSFSVLQEKKVAVIRTPPKSPSSVQRQLKVLNQPLPDLKNVKSKIGSTSNLKHQPKGGQVTILHETLDFSHVQSKCRSKDNLKHSPKGGNVMIPSVKLDFSHVQAKCGSLDKIHYAAGGGNVQIQTKKIDLSHITAKCGSMSNIRHRPGGGNVQIENVKLDFKDKAAAKVGSLGNTSHTPGGGNVMIESHKLSFRETAKARVDHGAEIVITHSPGVETGGTSPRLSSSGSINVLDSPQLATLAQDVTAALAKQGL
- the LOC120827560 gene encoding uncharacterized protein LOC120827560 isoform X18, translated to MADGRQPDEHWASNGQENGENGYSAYSSAYRENGFHGGAGAHPGATVDDSANLPPSPPPSPSAEQIEPVAQGMESHQPLSVAHQSRERTTPLSLCKSRQRQPSPTRAVLLKLAAQRRGADSPPPRPDSACSLKRSPLVQAELNEARSSSACSRSPPLPREWAEKERAYRSPEKRSSLPRPAKSLTRHIPAAEQDDSTPSRPTSIQSRADNRTGRAAVITGTESARSRSVRSGASTPGSSAVTPGTPPTYSCRTPGSRTPGSHTPKSFSVLQEKKVAVIRTPPKSPSSVQRQLKVLNQPLPDLKNVKSKIGSTSNLKHQPKGGQVTILHETLDFSHVQSKCRSKDNLKHSPKGGNVMIPSVKLDFSHVQAKCGSLDKIHYAAGGGNVQIQTKKIDLSHITAKCGSMSNIRHRPGGGNVQIENVKLDFKDKAAAKVGSLGNTSHTPGGGNVMIESHKLSFRETAKARVDHGAEIVITHSPGVETGGTSPRLSSSGSINVLDSPQLATLAQDVTAALAKQGL
- the LOC120827560 gene encoding uncharacterized protein LOC120827560 isoform X29 → MADGRQPDEHWASNGQENGENGYSAYSSAYRENGFHGGAGAHPGATVDDSANLPPSPPPSPSAEQIEPVAQDKVEVVSQQQDEEEAPEEPPSYQEEVACKQSGDLSLEQADYLTEPQALGSQQVQTPEVLNGGSHEGEHSPSQKGMESHQPLSVAHQSRERTTERAYRSPEKRSSLPRPAKSLTRHIPAAEQDDSTPSRPTSIQSRADNRTGRAAVITGTESARSRSVRSGASTPGSSAVTPGTPPTYSCRTPGSRTPGSHTPKSFSVLQEKKVAVIRTPPKSPSSVQRQLKVLNQPLPDLKNVKSKIGSTSNLKHQPKGGQVMIPSVKLDFSHVQAKCGSLDKIHYAAGGGNVQIQTKKIDLSHITAKCGSMSNIRHRPGGGNVQIENVKLDFKDKAAAKVGSLGNTSHTPGGGNVMIESHKLSFRETAKARVDHGAEIVITHSPGVETGGTSPRLSSSGSINVLDSPQLATLAQDVTAALAKQGL
- the LOC120827560 gene encoding uncharacterized protein LOC120827560 isoform X10; amino-acid sequence: MADGRQPDEHWASNGQENGENGYSAYSSAYRENGFHGGAGAHPGATVDDSANLPPSPPPSPSAEQIEPVAQGTPTHTKKDHPDKVEVVSQQQDEEEAPEEPPSYQEEVACKQSGDLSLEQADYLTEPQALGSQQVQTPEVLNGGSHEGEHSPSQKGMESHQPLSVAHQSRERTTPLSLCKSRQRQPSPTRAVLLKLAAQRRGADSPPPRPDSACSLKRSPLVQAELNEARSSSACSRSPPLPREWAEKERAYRSPEKRSSLPRPAKSLTRHIPAAEQDDSTPSRPTSIQSRADNRTGRAAVITGTESARSRSVRSGASTPGSSAVTPGTPPTYSCRTPGSRTPGSHTPKSFSVLQEKKVAVIRTPPKSPSSVQRQLKVLNQPLPDLKNVKSKIGSTSNLKHQPKGGQVTILHETLDFSHVQSKCRSKDNLKHSPKGGNVMIPSVKLDFSHVQAKCGSLDKIHYAAGGGNVQIQTKKIDLSHITAKCGSMSNIRHRPGGGNVQIENVKLDFKDKAAAKVGSLGNTSHTPGGGNVMIESHKLSFRETAKARVDHGAEIVITHSPGVETGGTSPRLSSSGSINVLDSPQLATLAQDVTAALAKQGL
- the LOC120827560 gene encoding uncharacterized protein LOC120827560 isoform X31, translating into MADGRQPDEHWASNGQENGENGYSAYSSAYRENGFHGGAGAHPGATVDDSANLPPSPPPSPSAEQIEPVAQGMESHQPLSVAHQSRERTTSPTRAVLLKLAAQRRGADSPPPRPDSACSLKRSPLVQAELNEARSSSACSRSPPLPREWAEKERAYRSPEKRSSLPRPAKSLTRHIPAAEQDDSTPSRPTSIQSRADNRTGRAAVITGTESARSRSVRSGASTPGSSAVTPGTPPTYSCRTPGSRTPGSHTPKSFSVLQEKKVAVIRTPPKSPSSVQRQLKVLNQPLPDLKNVKSKIGSTSNLKHQPKGGQVMIPSVKLDFSHVQAKCGSLDKIHYAAGGGNVQIQTKKIDLSHITAKCGSMSNIRHRPGGGNVQIENVKLDFKDKAAAKVGSLGNTSHTPGGGNVMIESHKLSFRETAKARVDHGAEIVITHSPGVETGGTSPRLSSSGSINVLDSPQLATLAQDVTAALAKQGL
- the LOC120827560 gene encoding uncharacterized protein LOC120827560 isoform X22, which codes for MADGRQPDEHWASNGQENGENGYSAYSSAYRENGFHGGAGAHPGATVDDSANLPPSPPPSPSAEQIEPVAQGMESHQPLSVAHQSRERTTSPTRAVLLKLAAQRRGADSPPPRPDSACSLKRSPLVQAELNEARSSSACSRSPPLPREWAEKERAYRSPEKRSSLPRPAKSLTRHIPAAEQDDSTPSRPTSIQSRADNRTGRAAVITGTESARSRSVRSGASTPGSSAVTPGTPPTYSCRTPGSRTPGSHTPKSFSVLQEKKVAVIRTPPKSPSSVQRQLKVLNQPLPDLKNVKSKIGSTSNLKHQPKGGQVTILHETLDFSHVQSKCRSKDNLKHSPKGGNVMIPSVKLDFSHVQAKCGSLDKIHYAAGGGNVQIQTKKIDLSHITAKCGSMSNIRHRPGGGNVQIENVKLDFKDKAAAKVGSLGNTSHTPGGGNVMIESHKLSFRETAKARVDHGAEIVITHSPGVETGGTSPRLSSSGSINVLDSPQLATLAQDVTAALAKQGL